Proteins encoded in a region of the Capra hircus breed San Clemente chromosome 3, ASM170441v1, whole genome shotgun sequence genome:
- the TSPAN2 gene encoding tetraspanin-2, with product MGRFRGGLRCIKYLLLGFNLLFWLAGSAVIAFGLWFRFGGSMKDFSSEDKSPEYFYMGLYVLVGAGALMMAVGFFGCCGATRESQCVLGSFFTCLLVIFAAEITTGVFAFIGKDVAIRHVQTMYEEAYNDYLRDKEKGNGTLTTFHSTFQCCGKESSEQVQPTCPKELLGHKNCIDEIESIISVKLQLIGIVGIGIAGLTIFGMVFSMVLCCAIRNSRDVI from the exons CTGGCAGGGTCGGCTGTCATTGCTTTTGGACTATGGTTTCGATTTGGAGGCTCCATGAAGGATTTCTCCTCGGAGGACAAGTCCCCAGAGTACTTCTATATGG GGCTCTATGTGCTGGTTGGAGCAGGGGCCCTGATGATGGCCGTGGGCTTCTTCGGGTGCTGTGGAGCCACGAGGGAGTCTCAGTGTGTTCTTGGATCT TTTTTTACCTGCCTATTGGTGATATTTGCTGCTGAAATAACCACTGGAGTATTTGCTTTCATAGGCAAGGATGTA gCAATACGACATGTTCAGACCATGTATGAAGAAGCTTATAATGATTACCTTAGAGACAAGGAAAAGGGGAATGGGACTCTCACCACCTTCCACTCAACG TTTCAGTGCTGTGGAAAAGAAAGCTCTGAACAGGTCCAACCCACCTGCCCAAAGGAGCTCCTAGGACACAAG AATTGCATTGATGAAATTGAGAGCATAATCAGTGTTAAGCTCCAGCTCATCGGAATTGTCGGTATTGGAATCGCAGGTCTCACG ATCTTTGGCATGGTATTCAGCATGGTCCTTTGCTGTGCGATACGAAATTCACGAGATGTGATATGA